The proteins below come from a single Malus domestica chromosome 03, GDT2T_hap1 genomic window:
- the LOC114823281 gene encoding uncharacterized protein, whose translation MSSSRRVRIQFVEQQKRLLAQQEELINLEEGGGGDEAFAMEEDSDDDHRRQRASHSRHVMEAVGEIAKLRHTANFDRKREKRGKDLLEDYFISNSVFPDHGFRHRFRMQRSLFNKIMSAICNHDPYFVQKDDAFRVLGLLPEQKITATLRMISYEASADQVDEIARMGKTTVLESLMRFCFAIEALYTNEYLRKPTPRNMRRLLREGKMRGFPDMIGSIDCMHWTWKNCPRTQNDLNVLAQSPVFDNLLQRKSSKCTYWVNGTKYDGPYYLADARMIDVEALRSIMMMCIILHNMIVEDEYDYDALDEYEADPMNNSRTCIYCAHDWTEYPVQHKPLEWDGCYNELIVQRYTDVQEPYWHITRHNDLIEHQWGLHEGEDN comes from the exons atgtcttcttcaaggagagTGCGTATACAATTTGTGGAGCAACAGAAAAGAttgttggcacaacaagaagaattgatcaatctcgaggaaggtggaggtggagatgaggccTTCGCAATGGAGGAGGACTCGGATGATGACCATAGAAGGCagagagcctcacattcccgccaTGTCATGGAAGCTGTGGGTGAGATAGCCAAACTCAGACATACCGCAAACTtcgatagaaaaagggaaaaacgagGTAAAGATttattggaagattattttatttccaACAGCGTATTCCCTGATCATGGTTTTAGACatcgttttagaatgcaacgaagtttgtttaacaaaatcatgagtgctatttgcaaccatgatccataTTTTGTGCAAAAAGATGATGCTTTTCGTGTTCTAGGTCTTCTTCCagagcaaaaaattacggctACCTTGCGAATGATTTCATATGAAGCATCTGCAGATCAAGTCGATGAGATCGCGAGGATGGGAAAAACAACTGTTTTGGAGTCCCTGATGCGGTTTTGCTTTGCAATTGAAGCCCTGTACACCAATGAGTACCTCCGGAAACCCACGCCAAGGAACATGCGAAGGCTTCTGAGGGAGGGTAAGATGCGAGGCTTCCCTgacatgattggaagcatcgactgcatgcactggacttggaaaaactgtccaa gaACTCAGAATGACCTAAATGTCCTTGCTCAATCTCCAGTGTTTGACAATTTGCTACAAAGAAAATCGTCGAAATGCACATATTGGGTTAATGGCACTAAATATGACGGACCATACTACCTTGCAGACG CTAGAATGAttgatgtcgaggctcttcgatccatcatgatgatgtgtattattctccacaacatgattgtggaagatgagtatgattatgatgcccTTGATGAATATGAGGCAGATccgatgaacaactcaagaacatgTATCTACTGTGCTCATGACTGGACCGAATATCCCGTGCAACACAAGCCGTTGGAATGGGATGGAtgttacaatgaattgatcgttCAGAGGTACACTGATGTGCAAGAGCCATACTGGCACATAACCCGCCAtaatgacttgattgagcaccaaTGGGGATTGCATGAAGGCgaagataattaa
- the LOC114823282 gene encoding palmitoyl-monogalactosyldiacylglycerol delta-7 desaturase, chloroplastic-like isoform X2: protein MGRWVKIVMMPCGEFLGRKWNLQDLVIATVLSSMHFLCLFAPFYFTWGAFWLAFALHMLTGLGVTLSFHRNLAHKSFRLPKWLEYLFAYIAVLSLQGSPIEWVSSHRYHHQYTDTQKDVHSPIQGFWYSHIGWIIDSSSRFGKGVRIVSVLHGTLLVNSAGHMWGKQAYNTGDLSRNNWWLAMVALGEGWHNNHHAFDYSARQGLEWWQIDLTWYVINILQAIGWATDVKTPTEFQKQRKVFNGEMVATD, encoded by the exons ATGGGGCGTTGGGTGAAGATTGTGATGATGCCCTGCGGAGAATTCTTGGGGAGAAAATGGAATTTACAGGACCTAGTCATAGCGACTGTCCTTTCATCTATGCactttctttgtttatttgcaccCTTTTATTTCACTTGGGGTGCATTTTGGTTGGCCTTTGCACTCCATATGTTAACGGGTTTAGGAGTGACTCTGTCTTTCCACAGAAATCTTGCACACAAAAGTTTCAGGCTTCCGAAATGGCTCGAGTACTTGTTTGCCTACATTGCAGTTCTATCACTTCAG GGTAGTCCGATAGAATGGGTGAGCTCACACCGTTACCACCACCAGTATACTGATACTCAGAAAGATGTTCATAGCCCCATTCAAGGTTTTTGGTACAGTCACATTGGGTGGATCATCGATAGCAGTTCCCGGTTTGGAAAG GGAGTTAGGATAGTAAGTGTTTTGCACGGAACTTTGCTAGTAAATTCGGCTGGCCACATGTGGGGGAAACAAGCATACAACACCGGTGATTTGTCCAGGAATAATTG GTGGTTGGCAATGGTTGCACTTGGAGAAGGGTGGCACAACAATCACCATGCCTTTGACTACTCAGCTCGACAAGGTTTGGAATGGTGGCAGATTGACTTAACTTGGTACGTCATCAACATTCTCCAAGCAATTGGATGGGCAACAGATGTGAAAACTCCAACTGAGTTCCAGAAGCAAAGAAAGGTGTTCAATGGTGAAATGGTGGCAACAGATTGA
- the LOC114823282 gene encoding palmitoyl-monogalactosyldiacylglycerol delta-7 desaturase, chloroplastic-like isoform X1, translating into MGRWVKIVMMPCGEFLGRKWNLQDLVIATVLSSMHFLCLFAPFYFTWGAFWLAFALHMLTGLGVTLSFHRNLAHKSFRLPKWLEYLFAYIAVLSLQGSPIEWVSSHRYHHQYTDTQKDVHSPIQGFWYSHIGWIIDSSSRFGKYGGLKNVQDLKKQAFYRFLHHTYVIHAVVLPGSLLYAFGGLPFLVWGLGVRIVSVLHGTLLVNSAGHMWGKQAYNTGDLSRNNWWLAMVALGEGWHNNHHAFDYSARQGLEWWQIDLTWYVINILQAIGWATDVKTPTEFQKQRKVFNGEMVATD; encoded by the exons ATGGGGCGTTGGGTGAAGATTGTGATGATGCCCTGCGGAGAATTCTTGGGGAGAAAATGGAATTTACAGGACCTAGTCATAGCGACTGTCCTTTCATCTATGCactttctttgtttatttgcaccCTTTTATTTCACTTGGGGTGCATTTTGGTTGGCCTTTGCACTCCATATGTTAACGGGTTTAGGAGTGACTCTGTCTTTCCACAGAAATCTTGCACACAAAAGTTTCAGGCTTCCGAAATGGCTCGAGTACTTGTTTGCCTACATTGCAGTTCTATCACTTCAG GGTAGTCCGATAGAATGGGTGAGCTCACACCGTTACCACCACCAGTATACTGATACTCAGAAAGATGTTCATAGCCCCATTCAAGGTTTTTGGTACAGTCACATTGGGTGGATCATCGATAGCAGTTCCCGGTTTGGAAAG TATGGAGGACTAAAGAACGTCCAAGATCTGAAAAAGCAGGCCTTCTATAGGTTTCTTCATCATACGTATGTTATACATGCAGTTGTTCTACCTGGAAGTTTATTATATGCCTTTGGCGGCCTTCCCTTCTTGGTTTGGGGACTG GGAGTTAGGATAGTAAGTGTTTTGCACGGAACTTTGCTAGTAAATTCGGCTGGCCACATGTGGGGGAAACAAGCATACAACACCGGTGATTTGTCCAGGAATAATTG GTGGTTGGCAATGGTTGCACTTGGAGAAGGGTGGCACAACAATCACCATGCCTTTGACTACTCAGCTCGACAAGGTTTGGAATGGTGGCAGATTGACTTAACTTGGTACGTCATCAACATTCTCCAAGCAATTGGATGGGCAACAGATGTGAAAACTCCAACTGAGTTCCAGAAGCAAAGAAAGGTGTTCAATGGTGAAATGGTGGCAACAGATTGA